A single region of the Nicotiana sylvestris chromosome 6, ASM39365v2, whole genome shotgun sequence genome encodes:
- the LOC104227562 gene encoding F-box/kelch-repeat protein At1g80440-like has translation MDLIPGLPNDIAIECLIRLPIDQFSKAASICKTWNGEITLPEFRKRRKTSGFTRPVLAMVQAMVATVKKPQGDTTLSSTQIYRLSICDPENGCWYDLPPIPELIDGLPNFCRIVGVGSDLVVIGGCDPVTWRVMDCVFIYNFISGTWRRGADMPGQQRLFFGCGSDSDQVILVAGGHDDEKNALKSVLLYDVVKDEWVTVPDMVMQRDECKVVFHEGKFHVIGGYPTWAQGHFEKNAEVFDFATWQWSFEDDSLSVNNSPHTCTEGDDGRLYMCQDGDVVVKEHATWQMVARLPAQISNVAYLTACQGKLILVGNEEYDELHSVYALDMSEKVRAWIKVETPDEYSGHVQFGCYFEI, from the coding sequence ATGGACCTGATCCCAGGGCTACCTAATGACATAGCGATTGAATGTCTCATACGACTTCCTATTGACCAGTTTTCTAAAGCAGCTTCAATATGCAAGACCTGGAACGGCGAGATTACGCTGCCGGAGTTTCGAAAACGGCGGAAAACTTCCGGGTTCACCCGACCCGTTTTAGCCATGGTCCAAGCTATGGTTGCTACTGTAAAAAAGCCTCAGGGTGACACTACCCTCTCGTCTACCCAGATTTACCGTCTCTCCATCTGTGACCCGGAAAACGGCTGTTGGTACGACTTGCCGCCGATACCGGAGTTGATTGACGGGTTGCCGAATTTTTGCCGGATTGTTGGAGTTGGATCCGATTTAGTAGTGATTGGCGGGTGTGACCCGGTTACTTGGCGGGTTATGGACTGTGTTTTTATCTACAACTTCATATCCGGGACGTGGCGACGTGGAGCGGATATGCCAGGTCAGCAGAGGTTGTTTTTCGGATGCGGTTCGGATTCCGATCAGGTCATCCTCGTCGCCGGCGGACATGACGACGAGAAGAACGCGCTGAAGTCGGTTCTGTTATACGACGTCGTGAAAGACGAGTGGGTTACAGTGCCTGACATGGTGATGCAGAGAGACGAATGTAAGGTTGTGTTTCATGAAGGTAAATTCCACGTCATTGGCGGTTATCCTACGTGGGCACAAGGTCACTTTGAGAAAAATGCTGAGGTGTTCGACTTTGCCACGTGGCAGTGGAGTTTTGAAGATGACTCCTTGAGTGTTAATAATTCTCCTCATACTTGCACTGAAGGTGATGATGGGAGATTATACATGTGCCAAGACGGTGACGTGGTCGTGAAGGAACATGCTACGTGGCAGATGGTGGCAAGGTTGCCAGCTCAGATTTCCAACGTGGCATATTTGACAGCGTGTCAAGGGAAGTTGATATTGGTGGGAAATGAAGAATATGATGAACTCCATAGTGTTTATGCTTTGGATATGAGTGAAAAAGTAAGAGCGTGGATAAAAGTAGAGACTCCAGATGAGTACAGTGGTCATGTTCAATTCGGTTGTTATTTCGAGATATGA